The sequence below is a genomic window from Callospermophilus lateralis isolate mCalLat2 unplaced genomic scaffold, mCalLat2.hap1 Scaffold_96, whole genome shotgun sequence.
GTGCTGGAGGCtggtggatgactgaatgagcagAGACTTGGTCAGCACTGAGGGAGGGTCCCCTTGTATGGCAGGTAGCGGATAGAGAGGAAGCCTCACTAGGGCATGTCAGAGACCTCTGGACTCTCAAAGCTAGACGCCCTGGGAGAGACAAGTACTAGGAGAGCCAGTGGTCTCTACACAGTGAAGAAAGAAGCTGCTGCCTGCTTGTGTTAGTCTCACGTTCAGTCCCAGAGTCCCTAGCTGAGGGCAGTACTGAGAAGGCAGCATCTTCCTTGGGGATCTCTGGGAGAAGGTCTACCCACCTGTAGGGTGGCAGCGACCCCCAAGTCCTTGGTGGCCATAGGTGGGTGGTACTTTGAGGTATTCTATGGGAGGTTCTTCCTGAGTGATCAGGTCATTGTTTTGAGCCCAGGTGCCTTGGCAGCTAAATAGTAACTTGCTTATAAAACCTCCCTCTGAACTGGTTTCCCATTTGGGAAGCTGAGTGAAGCCATTGCCTTGCTGACTGCCTGTCCTGGCTACTGCAGGAGGTACACCCTGTCCTCAGCCTGAAGGACAGAATCTGGGTTGGCTTGGCAGCCGCTAGGGTGGAAGAGTGGACTGGGCTGGCTCCTGATCTGAGATAGGGCTTTGTCCTCTGCCTTCAGCTCTTACTGACAGGAGGTAGTTAAGGTAAAGTAGGTTGAGGGGCTGGTAAAGCTTTGAGGAAATTTTGCCTTAATGTTGCCACATCCCACTTTCAGGCCGCAACCCTCTGTTTCAGGAGATCCTTGGATTAAAGCCTCATTTGCTGGTCCTCAATAAGATGGACTTGGCAGACCTCACAGAGCAGCGGGTGAGGGCCTTTCCAAAAGATGCCTGCAGAGCCTGACACAGATTTTGCTGGACAGACTCAGAATCATCCAGGCTCAGTGTTATCTCTCTAGGCGGGATCTGCCTCAGAAAcagctctgcttttttttttcagttggatacagtaccttgattttatttatttatttttacgtggtgctgaggattgagctcaGGGCCTCCCATgtcctaggcgagcgctctaccactgagccacaacccagcccacaTCTCTGCTTTTCAGGAGGACTTGACAACAGAACAAGAAAAGCAGAGGCACCACCTCCAGTAATATTTCCAGTCTCCATGTTTCCTTTTCCCTTGGGCCTTCTGTCCCCATTCTGcttaactctggagaaatctgttAGCTACTTTGGGCCTGCCTTCCCTACCCCCAGTCCTTCTACCCTCTAGATCACAGGGTGTACAGAAGGCAGCTGGCAGCAGAAAACCTGGGTTCAGGCTGGTGAGCATGGATGTCTGGGGGCATTGCAGCCATCACAGAGACCAGTGCTGCCCAGCACAGTGTGCTTGGCATCCTGATCTTGGATGTCTACTTGCAAATGCTCAGAATGGACACCATTTCCCCAGGAGGTGGCAGTGTGCCACTGGAGGCCGCCACAGCTGAGCCTTCCCTTAGGcccttctgaaaccatgaatgcTGTGTCTACTTTGCCCCACGTGGTGGCCTCTGGCCAACAGTGGTCACTGCAGCTGAGGAACTGACTTTCACATCTTACCTGGTTCTAATTAAGTTTGAGAAGCTGCATGAGGCCAATGCCTGCAGCTCTGGACATCGCTAGTCTAGTCTGGAGGTCTGTGATGACTGCAGCACCCCCAGGTGTCCGCACTCACCAACCTAACCCTAGGTTTTCTGTGGTTGGCTGCCTTCAGCACACACAGTGATCCGGAAACTGGAAGGGCTGGGAGAGGTGTGGGAGGTCTGGTTTCTCCAGAGCCAAGCCGAATTGGGCACAGGTGGGAGGGTactttctgtgtgaccaggaaatgtgGAGGCTGGAAATGTTATTGGAGGTGCTGCTTCTGCTTTTCTTGCTCTGTGGTCGAGACCTTTGCTAAGTGGTGTCACGGTCTTAAATTCaaggcaatttttaaaaagttgttagtagcatggAAATTTCCTTGCTGCAGCAGCAGCAGTGCCTTCATTTTTCTGGGTGACTGGCACATCCTAGTGGACTGCAGAGCTCAGGTGGCTCTGAGCAACGGTGCTCCTGGCCAACTGTTCCTTGGAGCTCAGTCCTGGAGTTTGATTGTGCCGTGCCACCCATATTTGCATTTAATATGTAAAATGGCAATATCTCTTTCAGAAAATTCAGCAGCACTTAGCAGGAGAAGGCCTAAAACATGTCATTTTTACAAACTGCATAAAGGATGAGAACGTCAAGCAGGTAGGCCTTTTTCTGCTCACATGTTTCTGCTTTATAACATTATTTTATAAGAAGCAGTTTTGGGGAAGATCCTGGGGTTGGCTTCTGCTTTCCAGGGATGTGGGCAGTCAGCCAGAGTATAGCTGTCATAGAAGCCCCCTCGGGGGAGCCACCTACTCCTCCCTAGTGTAGGGGTGGGGACAGTCTGCCTCTGGGTCTGTGATCTGGGCACTTGAGAGTACTACCTTCAGAAATTCAGGCAGTTCAGGCCTCCCTGTCAGCTGCTGGAGTCTGTGTGTGAGGTCCGTGTCTCCTGATAAGTGGCATGGAGAGGGTCCCTGATGCTGGTGTGTGGAGGTGGCTGCAGGGGGCGGGGTGCATTAGGGGCTGTCAGGCTTAAATGAATGGCTTTTTGTTTCAGATAATCCCAAAGGTCACAGAACTGGTTGGGAGCAGCTACCGCTACCACCGATCAGAGGTTGGTTAGTGGGGCCCAGAGCTGGTAGTGGGCCAGCCCTTTCCTGCCTGTGAGAGGACGGGGAGTGCCCTAGAAGGAGGCTTGGCCCTTCTCCTGGGTCTCTTCAGCCAGCAGGGCTGGGTGGCCCATCAGGTGGTAAGTCTCTGCCTGACCTCCTTCCTGGGCTGAGAGTCCACGGCCTGGGCAGGATGGGCCTGAGGGTCTTCCCTGCCTCTGTAGAACCTGGACTACTGCATCCTGGTGGTTGGCGTTCCCAACGTGGGCAAGTCCTCCCTCATCAACTCCCTGAGGAGACAGCACCTCAGGACAGGTGAGCCTGTGCCCTCTGCTGCTGAATTGGCCCTGCATTCATGGGCTCTTCCGCCAGGACAGCAATGGAGAGGGCAGTGTGGGGTCAGCTGTTTGTTGCACTGGATTTTACACTGGATTTGTTTTCTAATGGCTTTCATGTGGGATGGTTTTCTAAACtcgatggtttttgtttttcatttgttcaaACCCCTTTGGTGCAGATGATTCCACTTGCTGTAGGGTAGAGGGTGCGGGGGTGTTCTCATGCCAGGTTTCCTGGACTTAGTTGGAAACCTGAGCCCTCAGCACCGGTCTCCTGCTCATCCTCATGTTTGATAAAAATGTGGCCTGCTATGCTCattcacagtgccttgactgagaaTTTTAAAGTTTAATGCTGGATATAACTGTATTGATTTTGTTGTTCATGTTAGTATTACAGTGTTTATTAACAAATCTATTCACAATATAAAATCTGAGAGCTTTAAGCCATGCTGAACCATTATTCCAGAGAGTATTTTTGGCATTAATTGGAGAGTTCATAGTTATCTGGtgatctggttttttttttttgttttttttttttttttttttttttttttagttgggggtgcactggggcactttaccactgagccacatctatattctttttttttttggtgctggggattgaactcagggctttatgcgtgtgaggcaagcactctctcaactgagctatatcccagccctcagccttttttttattttttgttttaagacagcGTCTTGCTACgtcgcttagggccttgctaagttacagagattggccttgaatttacaatcttcctgccttagcctcttgagttgctgggatgacaggcctgtgccaccatgcctggccagacATCTGTGTATTTTTCTCTGTCCTTTTGTGGTCAGTGGCATTACGTGTGTTCTTAGTGTTGTTCAACTATCCTCACTGTCCCCAGACTTACAGCAAGACAGCTCCTGGTCCCCCCACCCCTGCAGCCCCTGTCTGTGTCTGACCAGTCTGTGTTAGTGCAGCCCTCCTCTGACAGGCTCTTGCGATCAGCAGTGCACTGCCCGTGTGCACTGTGTTGGAGCTCCTGTCAGAACTCTTTCTTCTTGGGGCTCCGTGTCCTCTGCTGTGTCTCCGCCAAAGCTTATTTGGATTCTTGCTCCTCCTACTCCTGAGTTGGTTTGGCAGTGGGTAGAGCAGTCCTTGGGGTGTGCCCTCAGCTGGGACCTGTGCAGTGGCCTTGGCATTCAGAGTCTGGGCAGGCTGGTCAGGCCTGCTGCGGGCTGTTGGAAGGTGGGCAAGTCCAGGAGGGTGGGGCATGATGAGGGACAGCTCAGGTCTTGCTGTTGTGGGCCTTTCCAGCTCTGGGGAATGAGTCTTGGGCATTTGTCAAGCCTTGTGGCCCCTGCATCTGGCTTTTAAAAAGAGCCCCTGCGTGAGCTGTTGGGGCTAAATGTGGGTAATCATAGCCCTGGAAAGCTGGTTTGGCTTTTGGGGTTTTCATTCTGCTTGTCAAATGGGTTAGTTACACGTGTGTCTGACCACGCGTTCTGTAGTTGTGTGTCTTGAACACACGAGAGCCCCCTCTGTCTTACAGGAAAAGCTGCCAGGGTGGGCGGTGAGCCTGGGATCACCAGAGCTGTGATGTCCAGAGTCCAGGTGGGTCCTCTGTGGCCAGGCACAGGTGCTTGCCTGGTGCTGCTGAGCAACCTTGTTGGCCCTGCCCATGACGGTCCTTTCCCACACTCCACTGCATCTCCACTGGGTACTCACCTGTGCCAGGCACTGCCCTGTCCTGTTGCCCAGCTGCCAGGACACACCACTGTCAGGAAAGAGCAGACCCACTTTCTACACGTTCCCTTTTGTTCTCCACGGGACCTAGTGCTCTTATTTACTCTCCAAATTGGGTGAATCTGAACCTCTGGCCACCCCTGTGCTTGGTGAAAATGATGACCCTTTGAGGGAAGGTCTGCTCCTGGGCCCTCCCACAGAGCCTCTGAGGCCTAGTGTGTGGGGCCAGCCCATCAGGAGGCTGCTGTGGgggctcactgtgaactctgtctaCATAGGTGTGTGAACGGCCTCTGATATTCCTGATGGACACCCCTGGGGTGCTAGCTCCTCGGATTGGAAGTGTGGAGACGGGCCTGAAGCTGGCCCTGTGTGGTGAGCTAAGCCTGGTGCCCTCCCTCCTACCTCGAGTGACCTTGGTACAGACCTTCAGCAGGAGTAGTTGTTCCACTTTTGCCCTGGCTGCTACTAGATGCTTCGCAAAGCATGCTGCTTGCTATCTGACCCTGCCCTGTGAGAGTGACTTTCACTCTCCCATTTGACAGATGTGGGCAGTCAGACCTTATAGCAaaggcttagccaagtgggaggaAGGTCAGGATGACAGCTGTGTTCTGTGGAGAGTCTCTGTAGCAGCTGGGACTGGGAGGCGCGCAAGCTTGTTGGGGACATAGATGCCAGCTGTTGGATGTGCTCACCTTTGCCGACATCTTCCAGGAACCGTCCTGGACCACCTGGTCGGGGAGGAGACCATGGCCAACTACCTCCTCTACACTCTTAACCGACACCAGCTGTTTGGGTGAGTGGCAGTGAGGGCAGGGCAGGGTGGGCAGCCCCTGCTTGCTTGTCCTGGCCAGGTGCGGCTCTAGATACAGCACACAGGTATTGTAGACGTGATAATCTGCACATTGTTAAAAATTGGGTAAGTCTGACATGAATGCACCTGAGACCATTCGATAATCAAGAAAACGGGCACTCCCTTTGCCCATTGTGTTTTGTAGTCTTCCCTTCCTGCCCTCTGCGCCCAGGCAGCCCTCTGCTGTCTGTCACTAGATataaattttctagaattttgcacAAACAATTGGCTTGTTTGAAATTTATCTTTGTGTGACCTGCTAAGTGGTGCTCAGTGTTCAGACATTGCAGTACGTTTATCCAGTCACCTGTGGGTGGACACCATGTTGTTTGCAGATCTTGGCCAGAGATTTACTTTTATTTAATCTCCAGAGAGTCAACTTTTGGTTTCATTGATGTTCTCTGTTATCTTTCTGTTTTTTACTTCACTGATTTCAGTCTTTGTTGTTTCTtcatttatactttgctgattttcctTCGATCTGTATTGCTGATTGTTGAGAAGGGCATTGAAGTCTTCACCCCTCACACACCAGTCTGCTTCCCTGGGCGTCCTCTTGCACTGGCACTGTGCATTTTGAGGCTCTGTTGTAGGTGCAGTAGTGTGCAGGGTGTTGTGAAGTGCTTCTTTATCTTCAGAGAGCTCTCTGTTCTGGGCCCCTTGTCCACAGCACAGAATGCTAGGTTCTTTTGATTGGTATTATCATGGTATATCATTGCCCACCGTTCTACTTTGTGCATTTGTCTTTATAGTAAAAGTGCATTTTTATAGGCTGCGTAGAGTTTGGCCTTGTTTTTATCCAATGTGGCGATCTCTACCTTTCCTATTAGATATTTAGACTATTTATGTTTTGTGTCATCATTGATGGTTTGAATGTGTTATGCTGTTGGTTTTCTAGTTGTCCCATGAGTTTTGTGTCTTCTCTCCCTTTTCTGCCTCTTGACATCCAGCTCCATCTCCTTTGTTAGTCTGGTGCCTGTGGTCTTATGCTTCAGGTTTGCAGGAGTCTCAGGAGTCACAAGAGTCACCTGCAGCACTCAGGCAGGCCCTTTTCCTCACCTGATGAGCTTGCCACTGTCATCACACATTCCACCATTGCATGTTGGATAAGTCCTGCACACACTTTCCTTCTCTTCTGTTTGCATAAACAGTCATCTTTTAAGGAGACTCAGACTGTAAGAAGAGCACGTTatatgcttacctagcacattgcTGTTCAAGGTGCTGCTTGTTTCTTGAGTTTATTGGTCTTTCACTGTGTTTGAAGGATTTTCTTCAATCTTTACTGTGGGGCAGGTCTGCCTGGCCCCTCCCTCTGTGGGGTAGGTCTGCCTGCCCCCTCTCTCAGGGAAGGGGTCTGCTGAGGTGTGTCCTTTTAGCTCCTGTTGTCTGTCTCCTTTCACCTCACAGGGAGATGCTTTCCCTGTGGGCAGATTTTTGGTGGGATGGGTGACCCAGCCTCGTGCTGGTTTTCCTCTGGTGAGGGGTCTGCTTCCTGCCCTCCTGTTCTTTGTCTTCATAGTCCTCTAGCTGCTTTGAGTGACTTCTCCTGGTCACTCCTTGAGCTGTTATGTGGCCCTGCTGTGCTCTTCTTCATGTTTCTGTGGTTTAGTGTGCTGGTTTCTGGTCTGTGACTTCATGTGTTTGTTTCACTTGGCTAATTTCCAGTGTTATTTCTTCGGTGTTTCTTTTGCCTTTTTCCTGCTCACCAGGGCTTGGGTGCCAGCTGCTGGGCACTTGGCCTGTGTGCTGCTTGCTCTGAGATGCTGGGTCCTGTCTGGGTCCTCGCTgagttttggtcactgtcttctgTGGTGTCTGGTCTGCTGTTCGTCCTATCCCATTGCTTATCAGGACCCTCAAAGCTCAGGTCCTGCCTTCTGTCATCATCTGTTCTTGTAACCACATGGCATGTGAATGTGAGTCTGTACATTCTTATACCTGCCACTTCTCGGTCCacttcaatttttctctcatttgGGATCTGACTTGCTTTGCAGGCTGGTCAGTGCTATTAGGTACCAGACTTTGGATCTCACCTTGTTGGGCCATGGATCTTTCTTTCTTGAAGGAATTCTTGAGCCTCGTCCTGGGATGCTCAGGAGCTTGGCCACTGGCTGCTCTGGGGTGTGGTCAGCAGGCTCCCAAGGTCTGATGTGGCTGTGGCCTGTGTGTAGGTACGTGCAGCACTATGGCCTGGACGGCACCTCTGACAACATTGAGCATGTGCTGAAGAGAGTGGCCATGTGGCTGCGGAAGACCCGGAAGGTGAAAGTGCTTACAGGCACCGGTGAGTGAGACTGTGCTATGGCACTCAGGGTCTGTGTGTTCCCTGGCTGTCCCTAgaggagagcaggaggagggAGGCATGGGGGTTGGAACATGCATGGGCGGTGGTGCTGTCCTGGGGTTGGGGATTGGGCAGAGGAGCTATTGAAGTATCTAGAGAGAAAGGAGCTTGTAGTCCAGGCTCCATAGTGTGGGACTGGCCCTGTCCCCTGTCCTTGGGTGGTCTGAGTGGACATTATGTTCTTCTCTATGAACAGGCCTGGCCTGAGCTTTACTCACTGATGCCCAATGTGACTGTCTTGGGGCTGGCTGGGCCATCCTTCTTGGAAGACTCTTTCTCATCAGACCCACTGTCTCTAGGGGATGTGAATGTCGTCCAGCCCAACTACTCTGCGGCAGCCCACGACTTCCTCCGGACCTTCCGCAGTGGGCTGTTTGGCCCGGTGATGCTGGACCATGATGTTCTGCAGGACTGCCCCCCTGCCGACAGAGACTCAGCACCTACTGAGTGGTAGATGGCTTCCTGGACCTCACGTGGACAGAGTGTTTGAGGCTTACAACTTCCCACTTTTTTCCAGAAGCAACCATGCTGGTCCCTTTGATTCAGGGCCCCACTTTCCCAATCACTGTGGCCTGGCCAGCCCTATGGAGCAGGCCTGCATGACTGGCCTGGTGAGGCGGTTCCTGTTTAGTGTTTCTAAGGAGAGGCTAATGCTGACTCGAGGAGCTAAAGCTGTAATCTGTAATGTTTAGAGTTCTGGATGAAAAGATCTCTCTCTTCTGGCTCTTTCATTGCACACCCATGCTACCTTGGGCCCACATATTAAAGTCCCTCTTACCAGTGAAAGCTGGAACAGGCAAGTCAGGAATGGGGCCCTCAATGTCCTATGGCCCTGCAGTGACCAAGAGTCTTATACCCAGTGCAGGGGTTTATTTTGGTTAATTTTGTtattaaatgaatacataaacatGGATGGAGGTTCAGAGTAGTGGAACCCAAGGATTCCCTCCCCCTCAGTGCTCCGCTTTCAGGAAGCCACAGGCCCATGGCTTAGCTGTACAACAGGCCAGAGAGtcatggatggccaactcctagCCAAGGGGACAGTGGCCCTGTGCTTCAAGGGGACCCAGACCACCTCCTAGCCAATGGAACAGTGGCCCTCTGCTTCAGGGGGGCCCAGAGGAGGTGCCGAGGACCCATCCCAGCGTTGTGTGGGGAATGTTGCTGTCAGCAGCCTGCATTCTGGAAGGCAGGGTGGTTGGGTTAGCACAGACGGGAGGTGCTGGTGAGCCTGGACCTGGTGAATAGCTCTGACCTCATTGTCTGGTGGTGGCCTAGCTTTCCCACAGGTGCCTGAGCATCTGCAGTCTCTGATGCTCAGCTGACTCTCTCCATGCTGTGGG
It includes:
- the LOC143641328 gene encoding mitochondrial ribosome-associated GTPase 1-like, translated to MRLSAVALRAAGAAWRECFPMQGCDVALWFPGHMAKGLKKMQSSLKLVDCVIEVHDARIPLSGRNPLFQEILGLKPHLLVLNKMDLADLTEQRKIQQHLAGEGLKHVIFTNCIKDENVKQIIPKVTELVGSSYRYHRSENLDYCILVVGVPNVGKSSLINSLRRQHLRTGKAARVGGEPGITRAVMSRVQVCERPLIFLMDTPGVLAPRIGSVETGLKLALCGTVLDHLVGEETMANYLLYTLNRHQLFGYVQHYGLDGTSDNIEHVLKRVAMWLRKTRKVKVLTGTGDVNVVQPNYSAAAHDFLRTFRSGLFGPVMLDHDVLQDCPPADRDSAPTEW